TCTGTAGCATAAGCATAAACAGTCGTAAAATCACATTCTGTATACGGCAAAACTTTTTTTATCTTAACTGTCGCTGGAACTTCAAATTTCCCTTTACTAATTTTTTGCATTTTTTTGTACTCTTCTGGAAAACTTTTCTTCAATGTTTCAGTTATAATTTTCTCATCCTTAGCTGCTTCCTTTTCATAATCCACATTCACATCTGGATTATTATAGTCAAAATCTCTAAGCCTCAAAACTAAGGGTTTCCCATTCACAATATCCTTATTTTCAGGATAAAACAGCATTTCGCCATATCCAGTACCCGAGCAAGGCACCTCTGGATCACTTTTATCCCAATCCATCTTAAAAATCCCTCTTAAATTCAAAATTACACCGTTATCAGTCAATAAAATTTCTTGAGCATTAGTATTTTTTCCAAAACTAATTACAGAAATCAATAGCAAAAATACAAAAAATAAATAATTTTTAATTTTCATCTTTCCCACCTTTTTTAGAAAATTTATTATTTGTAAAAATTATAATTTTTTGACAAGGGGTATTGACCCCTTGATATCATAATTTTTTTATTCAAAGAAAAAAATACTTTTTCAAAATTTAATATCCAGAACTTTTGTTTTCAGCCCCAGTTACAATCGCAATTCCAGAACTTGTTCCCAATCTTTCAGCACCCAATTCAATATATTTTTTCGCAGTCTCAAAGTCTCTCACTCCACCACTTGCCTTAACTTTAGCCTTATCTCCAACTGTTTTTTTCATAAGTTCCACATCTTCAAATGTAGCCCCTCCAGTTCCAAAACCTGTCGAAGTTTTCACAAAATCAGCATTCGCATTAACAGCCAATTCACACGCCTTCACTTTTTCCTCATCAGTCAAATAGCAAGTTTCAATAATCACTTTCAAGATATTTTTCCCAATCGCTTCCTTAATTCTTCTAATTTCGTTTTCCACCAATTCATAATCCTTATCTTTCAATGCTCCAACATTAATAACCATATCAATTTCTGAAGCACCATCTTCAATCGCCTTTTTCGCCTCGAATACCTTTACATCAGTCGCCATAGCCCCCAAAGGAAACCCAACTACTGCTGCAACCTTTACATCACTATCCTTAACTTGACTAAAAGCATACTCAACATTTGCCCCATTTACACAAACTGAATAAAATCCATATTCCCTCGCTTCATCGCACAATTTTTTTATATCTTCTCTTGTAGCACTCGCCTTCAAAATTGTGTGATCGATAAATTTGCTTATTTTCATCATTACCATTCCCTTCTTTAATTTTTTATTTATTGTTTTTATTCTACTTAAGTATACCTACTTTTTTTCTTTTAGCAACACTATTTTATATAACAAAAAATACTGAAAAATATTATTTTTAATCAATATTGTTCTTTACAATTATTCAATTTTTACGGTTAGCTTATTTTACTAAAAATTCTATCAAATTTACATGCTTTATCCCATTTCTTGACATATCAAATTCATCCATCGACAGCACATATTTTGGATAATTGTCTTTAATATTTTCTAAAACTGAAAATTCTCTTTCTTTTGTATCTTCTGATGCCAGTAGATAACTCACCTGAATATATATTGTTTCATCATTTTTTTTACAGACAAAATCTACTTCAAGATTATCTACCTTTCCAATTTTTACATTATATCCTCTTCTTAACATTTCAAAGTACACAATATTTTCCAGTACTTGATTTATATCTTTTTGATTATTTTCCATTATTGCTTCCCTTATTCCATGATCAGCTATGTAATATTTTTCATTCACATTCAATATCTTCTTTCCTAATAAATCATTTCTAGCAACTCGGTAAACTAAAAATGCCTCTTCACATGCTTTTATATAGTTTAGTATTGTCTCTGTTGCAACTTTTCTATTCTCGCTTTTAAAAAATTTAGAAATTGATGTTGCTGAAAATGTATTTCCAATATTCATAACAACATAATTTATTATTCTTTCAAGCAAATCTGTATCTCTAATATTATTTCTCTGGGTAATATCCTTTAATATAATGGAAGCATACAAATCCTGTAAATATTGCATACTTGCTTCAAAATTATAATCCAAATTATGAAGAAACGGCATTCCTCCAAATTTTATATAGTCTTGAAATGCTTCTTTTAAATCTATTTCTTTATTTTTCTCTTTCATAATTTCAAAAAATTCTTTAAATGAAAACGGATACACAACAAATTCAATATATCTCCCAGCCAGATATGTCGAAAGTTCCCCTGAAAGCAGCTTGGCGTTTGAACCTGTGATATAAATATCAAAATTAAAGTCTTCATCCACCCTCAAAGAGTTCACACATCTTTCCCATTCTTCCACTTCTTGAATCTCATCTAAAAAAATATAGTAGCTCTTATATTTATCATCAACCTTATTTAAAATAAAATCATACAATCTCTCATAATTTTTTAGATTTCTATATTTCAAATTTTCAAAATTAATATAAATAAACTGATTTTCATTTATTCCTCTATTCTTTAATTCCTCCATTAAAAGCTTCAACATAACCGATTTTCCGCTTCTTCTTATTCCTGTCAAAACCTTTATCACATCTTTATCAATAAAAGGTACTATTTGTTTTATATACTCATCTCTTTTTAACATCTTATCACCTCTTTTCAATTATAACTTACAAAAAAATAAAAATCAATATTTTTATCAGTTATATCTAACAAAAATATCTTTTTTTATAATTTTATCAGTTATAACTTAGTAAATAAATACGAAAATTTAAAAAGATTAGCTTTCACTTTATGCAAAAACTAATCCTTATTTAACTCATTAAAATTCATAATGTGTCCACATACTAATAATATTTATCCTTTTTTCTTTCTCAATAACTTCATAAACAAGTCTATGCTGTTTATTAATTCTCCTTGAATAATATCCCTTCAAATCTTTAGTTAAAATCTCGTAAGATGGTGGCGTTTGAAAAGGATTTTTCTTTATAAGATTTATCAATTTATCTACATTATTTTTTAATGCTGGAAATTGTTTTATTTTCTCCTTGTCTTTATTAGCTTTCTTTAAAATATAAATCTTATATTCTTCTACCATTCAAAAACCTCATAATCTTCATCAGTAGCATTCTTTGCAGTTTCAATCTTTTCTTTCATATTTGGATCCGATAATAAGTATAAAGTTTCTAATAAACCGTTATATTCAGCTTCACTAATAATAATTGCATTTCCTTTTTTTGTATTCACATTAATAACATCATTATAGTCAATCGCTAATTCTAAATAAGAAAATAAATTTTTTCTCAAATTAGTTGCATTTGTATTTGTCACAAAAATCACTCCTTTCACCTATGTACATAATACAGTACATAAATAAAAAAGTCAAGATTTTTTTCATATTACAAAACCTTATCTTTCAAATACTTCCACAATACAACCATCAAAGCCACCATTATCACAAAAATTATTCCAAGTGCAAAAAATCCTTTGTCTTGAAGCGGCAACTTCACATTCATTCCATAAAATCCAAAAATCATATTTGGAACTGTGATTAGTATTGTCGCCGCTGCCAAAACTTTCATTGTAATATTCATATTATTTCCAATATATGAAGAGTATGTTTCCCGTGTTGTTTTACAAATTTCACAATACGAAGACGACAAATCAAGTGTAAAATTTATTTCTTGTAAAATTCTCGTCATGTATTCCTCAAATTGCTGAAATTGCTCATCTTCTTTCAAATTCTCAACAACATAATCCAAGTTTCTCATTGCAATATTGTAAACATAAAAACCCTGCTCCACTTCCGAAAGTGAAATCAGTTTCTCATTACTTTGCTGCTCCCTCAAAACCGTTTCAATCTTGTCGTGTTCTCCAATTAAAATTCGTACATATTTATACAAACTTTGAGAAATTTTATGAAGCATATTTAGAAAAAAACGATTTTCCTCAAGAATGTCATCTCTCAATTCAGCATATTCTTCAACAAAATCATAAAAATCTTCAAAATAGTCATCATCTAAAATGACAACCCTATCCTCCCTCATACAAATTACAATTGGATTAATCTCATAAGATGTAACCTCTTTATCTATCACAGGTTTCTTCACAGTCGGATAATATAATTTATAAATTTCCCAGTCTGATTTTGAAATTCTCGGAGTAAAAGTTTCTTCATCAATTACATTTTTTATCTTTTCTTCATCCATCTCCAATCTTTCAGACACAATTCTATAATCTTCATCTTTCAAATTATATACATACGAAATTGTTTTCCCACTTTTTGTATCTATTCTTTTTATCATAGCAACCTTCCTTGATTATTCCTAAAATTTTTTACTTTAATCAATAAATTATATCAAAAAACAGCGGCTATTTCAATTTTCAAAAAATTTTTTTAAACTAAATTTCATACAAAATTTTAAATTATACTAAAAAAATCACAATCAAATCAATAATCGTGATTTTTTTATCTTTAAATATTTTTAATAAAAAGATTATCCCTTATTGTTCTCTTCTTCACCTTCTTTTCCTTTTCTAACGACATCATCTTTTTTAATACTATCCAGCACTTTTCCGCCCAAAAATCCTGCAAGCAGCGATTTTATATCAATGCCTGCTCCATCAGAAATTCCATCATTGATTTTTCCGATACTTTGAGTGATGTCAGAAATCAATTTGCTTGTATTTCCGTCTCCGTACATTGTTATTTTATCAATATTGTTTAATGGCGCTGCCACATTTTTTGCAACTTCAGGAAGTGCTTTAAAGTACATTTCTGCAACTGCTGCTTCTCCATATTTTTTCATTGCTTCCGCTTTTTTATCAAGTCCTTCTGCTTCTGCTAATAATGCTTCTTTTTTACCTCTAGCTTCTGCAAGCAACATTTTTTCTTTTGCACCAGCTTCAGCGTTACCTCTAGCTTCTATTCCTTCAGCCTCTGCTAACATTTTAATTTTTACTGCATTTGCTTCTGCTTCCGCCTGAATTTTCTTTGCCTCTGCCTCTGCCAAAGCCTGTAATTTTATTCCTTCAGCTTGTCTTTGCCGTTTATAAAGTTCAGCATCTGCTTGTCTTTGTTCTTCAACTAATCTTGCTTCAGCGTCTTTTGTCATATTGTACAATTTTGCATCGGCTTTTATTTGCTGATCAATTTTAATTTCACTTTCAAGTTTTGCTTTATTTGCACGAATTGCTTGATCTTGCTGAGTGAAATTTGCATCTCCTATAACTTCTTCATACTCTTTACGGTTTTTTTCTTTTTGAATATCGTAAGTTATATCTGCAAGAGCTTGTTTTGTATCACTTTCTATTTTCAAATCCGCTTGTTTAATTTTCAGTGCATTTTGCTTTTCCGCAATTTCTTCCTGAGTTTTTATTTCAATATCCTGTGCTTCTTTATAAGCCTGTGCTTTCGCAATCGCAACTTCCTTTTCTGAATTGGCTTTTGCAATACTTGCATCTTTTGAAATTTTAGTTGTATTTTCAATTCCTAAGTTATCAATAACTCCCTTTTCATCAGTAAACGACTGTACATTAAACGATTTTAGCTCAAGTCCCATCTTTCTCAAATCGTCAATTACATTTTCTTCAACTTTCTGATTAAAAACTTTTCGATTTTGAACCATATCCTTTAAATTCATCTGTCCGATAATTTCTCTTAAATTACCTTCCAGAACATCTTTTATCGCATTACTCATATACTCATGATTTTTATTCAAAAAATTTTTACTTGCAATAAGCATTATCTCCTGTGCCGTTCCCACCTGCAATTTTACAATTGCATCAGCTTTTATATTAATAAAATCATTGGTAGGCACAAACTGCTTTGTATCCACATCGACAGAAAATACTGCCAAATCAAGATAATCGACTCTCTCAAAAGCTCTCACATAAAATGCAAGTCTTCCGCTAACCATTCTTTTTCTAAATCCTGAAATAAACGCCATTTTATCATTCGGCACTCTCACATAAGCAAACAATGATAAAACAAGTCCAAGAACAATTAGAATAATAAGTCCATAAAATATAATCACTCTCATCTTTTTTACTCCCTTTCAAAATTTTTTTCACTATTAGTTTACCACATAATTTTATTTAAGCAAGATTAAATATAAATTTCCTATTGTTTTTTTTATTTTTTAGGATATAATATAGTAAACTATGTGAAAAATATATCTTAATAAATGGAGTTGATTTTTATGAAAAAATTTATCTTATCGGCATTTCTTTTATTTGGAGTTTTAGGATTTTCTAGATATGTTGAAAGATGTTCTGTTACATCGAGAAACACTTGTGTAAGTGCTGATACTGGAAAAACATTTCATTTTAAAGGTGACCCTTTTGGAACATTATTTTATAACGGATATTGGACAGTTGAATTTACTGGATCAGGTTACCGTAACTTAGAATTAACTGATGTGTATTTAGCCGACTAAAAATAAAAGTTATTCAGAATGTATTTTCTATTTCTGAATAGCTTTTTTATTTTTTTATTTTACATCTTGTCAAACTAATTTACAACTTCTAAAAATATTTTTATTTATTTCTGTTATTTAATAAATTTTCTCAAATCAATATATTTATTAATCATTTTTCAAAAAAATAAATGCAAAGATAACCATAATTATGCCGTAAATATAAATTAAATATTTGAATAATCTAAAATTACATAAATTTATCAAAATAATAGTTGCAACTATAATTAAAAATGTCAACACAATTAATTGCAAAAACTGTTTTATAATTTCAATTTTCACATTTCTTCCAAAAGCGACAGGTCTTAAAACTCTATTTATAAGTGGAGTGAAACTGTTTAAAATTATTATTGCATAAAATAATACTTCGTTTTCAATTTTTTGTGACAAAAATATTGAAGTCACAAGTGCCATCATTATTCCAAAATAAATCTTTCCAATTGAAAAAACTGGAGTTGTTGGCATATCTGTTGCCATAAAAATTCCAACTAATAATATTTCTCCTATTGGAATTTTAGAAATTTCAGGGACAAAAAATGACAAAATTGACATCAATAAAAAAAAGCTCAAAGGAGTAAATAACGATATTCTTTTTTTTATTGCCAAATAAATTCCACCTAAAATTAATGCCAGTCCTGAAAAAGTTCCGATTGAGTTTGACTGACTTAAAATTAAACTATCTAAAAATTTTGTAAACGGCGAATCTAAAATATTTCTGAATATTTTTAAATTTAAAATTTGAAAATTTGTATTCGAAAGTTTAAATTTCAAAAATACTTTTTCAAAAAATATTAATACAAAAAATTTCCCAACAACTGCAGGGTTATACAAGTTTTTTCCAAGTCCGCCGTATAACATTTTTCCAAAAATAACAGCACACGCTCCGCCAAAAATTGCAAAATAATATGGCACAAAAGCTGGAAGCATCAAAGAAAATATTATTCCTGTGACCACCGCCGACAAATCTTTTATTGAATCTTTTTCTTTTTTAAAAAAAACTGCTGTGATAATTTTTTCTGTCAAAACTGTTGAGATAACTGAAATCAAGATTAATAAAAACGATTTTATTCCGCATAAAAAAATTGAAACTAAAATAGATGGAAGTAATGCCAAAATAACATCTGTCATTATTTTTTCCACAGTATCACTAGCGTAAATAAATGGAGAAAAAAATCTTTTTTTAGATTTTATATCAGAAGCAATTTTTAGCATTTTTTTTGCTTTTTCCAATAATTCTTCCGCTTCTTTTTCTTTTTTTATTTGTTTTTCTTTTTTTGAAATCTCTTTTTCTTCATTGTTTTTATTTAATTTAAAAAATTTATGTGATTTTTTTTTATTTTTTTTAGTTTTTTCTTTTTTATTATTCTCTTTTTTTAAATTGTCTTTTTCTTTTTCTTTTTCTTCTTCTTCATTTTCTATATTTTTATCAGACTTGGATCTTTTTTCACTTTCGTCTTCAAACAAAAATGTCTCTCCCCTATTTTTTTTAGATCGTATTCCTAAAATTTCTTCCATCAGCGATTTTTCATCCATAAATTAACTTTCCACCTCCAAATTAATAAGTTCAATCAAAATTTCTTTCCCATTTTTAATGCTCTCAATCAAAGGTACTCTAGCTGGACAGACATATTCACAAGCACCACACTCAATACAATTAAAAATATTTGCGTTTAGCATCTTTACATATCTTCCTTTTTCATAATATTCCGAAAACTCAAACGGAATTAAATTCATCGGACAAACTTCAACACATCTTCCACATGAAATACAATTTTTTGACTCAATTTTTTCTTCATTTAAAAATATTACTCCAGAAGTCCCTTTAATAATTGGCGTACTAGGTTCTTTCACTTTATTTCCCATCATTGGTCCGCCAAAAATAATTTTATCCGTTTTTGTGATGTTTAAAGACTCAATTATATGAACAAGTGGCGTTCCTATTCTAATTTTATAGTTTCCAGCATTTTGAACTTCTTCTCCCGAAACTGTGACAATTCTCTCAATTAGCGGTTTTCCTTCAAAAAAAGCGTCATAAATTGCTTTAATCGTTCCAACATTACTCACAATAACTCCTTTTTCAATGGTTAATTCCCCTTTTTGAATTTTTTTACCAGTAATTTTATCAATTAATAAAATTTCACTTCCTTGCGGATAATCAGCTGACAAAATTTTAATTTGCAAATCTATGTTCACTTCTCTTGCCATTCTCTCAAAAATGCTGACTAATTCCTTATTTTTTTCTGAAATTGCAATAACCATATGTCTTGGTCTTAAAACTTTCTCAGCCACTTTAATTCCACGGCAAATTTCTTTTGCATAATTTTTCATAAGCAAATAGTCCGCCGTCAAATAAGGTTCACTTTCCATTCCATTAATAATAAATGTATCAATTTTTTCAAGTTTTATATTATATTTAGCCGCCACTGGAAATCCTGCTCCACCAAGACCCACAATCCCAGCTTCTTCAATAATTTTCAAAATTTCTTCACTTGTTGTCATCCGAAGTTCTCTTACATCTCTTTTTACAAGTTTCACCTGTTCTTCCTTAAAATTATTTTTAATAATTATTGTTCTAACTTTACTTCCATCAGGCAAAAAATTTTTCATAATTCTAATAACTTTTCCTGAAACAGGCGAATGGATATTTGCCGAAATATTTCCATAACCTTGCGCTATTTTCTCATATTTTCTAACTTCTTGACCAACTCTCACAATCTCAAAAGCTCTCTCCCCCTTATGTTGCAAAAGCGGAACAAAAAATATCTCACTTTCTGAAATTTTTTTTAAGCTCATATTTTTAGTAACAATTTTCATATCTTCAATTTGATTATCTTTTGTTTTATCTTTTTTTAAAAAATTTTTTTCTTTAAACTCCATTTTTTCTATTTTATCCTTTTATCCTTTTATTCTTTTATTTATACTCTTATTCTCTTAATTTCTTTATCTTCTTAATTATTTTATTTTTTTATTTTTTCATTAAATTTACATAAATTTTTAGAATTATACTTTGCTTTTGTTTATTATATCATAACTATTTATTATATTATATATTTTTTTAATATTTTATTATGAAAAGTTATTAAGAAACGAAAATCTTTTATATAATTGTATTTACAAAAAAATAAAACTCAGATAATTTACTTAATTAAATTTATCTGAGCTTTTTTATTATTTATTTTGTAGCGGCTGTACTGGCTGTATTTCTACATATCCCTCCAACTGTTTAAATTTATTTGTTTTTACAAATTTTTCTTGCATTTTTTTATAATCTTCATCTGTCAATTTTTTAGCTTTTTCTCCATCTGAATACGAGCTTTTCATAAATATTGCCACTTCAACAATCCCAAAAGCCTCTTTATCAGCGTCATAATTATCTTTCAATGCCTTTTTAGAAACTTTAGCATTTTCAATATCATTTATATAATCGTCTACAAGCTGAATTTTATCTCCACTTTCAAGATATTTCTCAGATTTTTTTATAAAATTTTCCAAAACTTTTGCATATTCCTGACTATTCAATTCTTTTGAGTTACTTTTTAAACTTTTCAATGTAGTCAAAGTTTTTTTAACATTTTTAATTTTTTCATTTTTTACTTTTGCATTTCCAATATAGCTTACGCTCATCACAAGTAAAATTACTACAAATATTTTTTTCATTTTTTCTCCTTTTATATTTATTCAAGTTCCAAATATTTTTTTATTATATACTTCAACTATTATTAAGGTCGTTGAATAGGCTTTTAATTTAATTATATTTAACATATTATCCATAATTCTAAAATTTTTTTATTATTTTATTATTTATTATTTCATTACTTCACTAATTTTTTATATTGTTTTTATTTTTCAAAAAAATATAAAATTTTTTGTAAAAAGTAGTTGCAATTTTTTTCTTTTTGTGATATAATAATTGAGTAGTAAATAATGTGATGGTCGCATAGCTCAGTTGGGAGAGCACCTGCCTTACAAGCAGGGGGTCATTGGTTCGAGCCCAATTGTGACCACCATTTTTTTTGGAGGTGTAGCTCAGTTGGTTAGAGTGCTTGCCTGTCACGCAAGATGTCGCGAGTTCGAGTCTCGTCACTTCCGCCATTTATGCCCAGATAGCTCAGTCGGTAGAGCAAGGGACTGAAAATCCCTGTGTCCGTGGTTCGATTCCGCGTCTGGGCACCATTACTTAATTGATAATACCAGTTATCAATTTTTTTTATTTTAAAATTTTTTTCTTATAAAAAATGTATCTTTTGGATTTTTTCCATCAGATACATTTTTATTTTGGATTGAATCAAAGAAATAAGATAAAATTTTTTTATGTTTTATCCCCTGGATCATTCATTAAAAATATAACGATTATAATCCAAATGATTATGCTTATGTCCAAGATTTTACCTTTTTTTATCAGAATAAAATAAAATGAAATTTTATTTATTTTCCAATTTTCTTTCCAATTTTTTTACTTTTTTCACAAGTTCAGGAACTCTTCCCATAGACATTTTTATTCGCAAATCATCTATATGCTCTCTTAATGGAAATCCTGACATTTGCTTTCCATCAGGTACATTATTTGTTACACCTGATTTTGCAGCAATTACAACATTGTTTCCTATTTTTAAATGTCCTGCTACTCCAACTTGACCTGCAAGAGTTGTATTATCTCCGACTTCCACACTTCCTGAAATTCCCACTTGCGCTATTATAAAACAGTTTGAACCTATTATGTCATTGTGAGCAATATGAACTAAATTGTCAATTTTAGTTCCTTTTTTTATTATCGTATCACCAATTGCTCCTCTATCAACACAAGTATTTGCTCCTATTTCTACTTCATCTTCCAAAATTACATTTCCAATTTGCTCTATTTTTACATTGTTCCCTTTTACTTTTATATATCCAAATCCATCTGAACCAATTACCGCTCCTGGCTGAAAAATACATCTTTTTCCAATTTTACAAAATTCTCTTATTGTAACATTTGGATATACAATTGTTCCATCGCCAATTTCTGTACCTTCAAATATTGAAACATTTGGATAAATAACAACATTTTTCCCTATTTTTACATTGTGACCGATATATGTATTAATTTTTGAAACATTTGCTGTCTCGTCTATCACTGCCGAATCTTCTATTGGCTTTTCAAAAGGTTTTACTTTTGGTTTAAAATGATTTAACAAAATCGGCATTATTTCTCTAGGATTTTCATCCACTACAATAAATGTTTTATCTTTTGGCAAATTTGGAATTTTGGGAACTATTAAAGCTCCAGCATTACATTTGTCAATATTTTTTAACATTTTTTCATCAGCTGCAAAAGTTAATTCTTTTTCACTTGCAGCAAAAAAAGGCGCTAATCTTGTAAAACTTATTTCGCTATTTCCTACAATTTCTCCATTTATTAAACTTGCTATTTCTTTTATACCATACATTTTTTCCACCTCTTTTTATTTTCAAAAAATTAACAGGGAATTTTTAAATCCCCTGTCTTATAAAACAACTTTGTACTTACAATTTTTAACTGCAAATTATATTCTAGAATGATTGTCCAAAACTGAAATAAAATTTACCGCTATCTTTTTTCTTACCAGGTGTTTCAGGATCCATTGGCCAACCATAGTCAAATCTTAACGGTCCAACTGGCGTATTTAATCTAAGTCCAATTCCATAACCTTTTTTAAGATCTTTGAATTTATGTGCATTTTTTCTGTCAGGTGAATAAGTTCTTCTTCCAGTTGCTGGATTTATTTTTTGTTTTTGCCAAGCATTTCCTATATCAAAAAAAGCAACTAATTGTATTGTATCATTGATTTTTGTTCTATTTTCAATACTTGCATAAAATTGATCATATCCATCAAACGCTCCATATTCATATCCACGAAGTGTTTCAGCTCCTCCGACACTAAATCTCATCGCATCAGGAGTTCCACTTCCTGTTGACCCCCAAACTGCTCTATATGCCATCACATTTTTCTTACCAAATAATGGATGGAACGCTCTTAAATCAGCTTCAAATCTATCATATTTTCTAGGATCTTTCAAAAGATCTCCTCTTTCATAAGTCAAATCAGCATAAAGTCCTTTTGTTGGATCACTTATATTATCTCTTGTGTCATAAATTAATTCTGGAGTTACCGCTATTAAATTATATTTATCTTTAACATCTCCTCCTGAATAAATTTCTTTTTTATGATCGTATCTTGCTGAAATTCTTGCGTAAATATCCTTACTTAATCCTTTACCAAGTGTCCATCTTGTTCCTATTGTTTTTACTTTTTCAAGTTCATCCCAGTCAGCGTCATCATCAACAGATTGTGTCCAGTAAACAGAACCTCCTGCTTGAACTCTTTCAGTTCCTCTTACCCAAGGATCAAACCAGTCCAATGAAAATGTTTTATTTCCTCTATTTGAAGCTTCCACATTAATTGAAGCCTGTTGATC
This genomic stretch from Leptotrichia sp. oral taxon 218 harbors:
- a CDS encoding SH3 domain-containing protein, translating into MKIKNYLFFVFLLLISVISFGKNTNAQEILLTDNGVILNLRGIFKMDWDKSDPEVPCSGTGYGEMLFYPENKDIVNGKPLVLRLRDFDYNNPDVNVDYEKEAAKDEKIITETLKKSFPEEYKKMQKISKGKFEVPATVKIKKVLPYTECDFTTVYAYATELKRVDGAKSKITEIKTKKSKDSEEEFSDPNEPFDLKKYEVSSKDGYANLREKPTKESKIVSKMDNGTVVKYITKYGDWYYVFDVEYPDESNKLSKAKEYRGFIHKSQLKKYID
- the deoC gene encoding deoxyribose-phosphate aldolase, producing MKISKFIDHTILKASATREDIKKLCDEAREYGFYSVCVNGANVEYAFSQVKDSDVKVAAVVGFPLGAMATDVKVFEAKKAIEDGASEIDMVINVGALKDKDYELVENEIRRIKEAIGKNILKVIIETCYLTDEEKVKACELAVNANADFVKTSTGFGTGGATFEDVELMKKTVGDKAKVKASGGVRDFETAKKYIELGAERLGTSSGIAIVTGAENKSSGY
- a CDS encoding ATP-binding protein; the encoded protein is MLKRDEYIKQIVPFIDKDVIKVLTGIRRSGKSVMLKLLMEELKNRGINENQFIYINFENLKYRNLKNYERLYDFILNKVDDKYKSYYIFLDEIQEVEEWERCVNSLRVDEDFNFDIYITGSNAKLLSGELSTYLAGRYIEFVVYPFSFKEFFEIMKEKNKEIDLKEAFQDYIKFGGMPFLHNLDYNFEASMQYLQDLYASIILKDITQRNNIRDTDLLERIINYVVMNIGNTFSATSISKFFKSENRKVATETILNYIKACEEAFLVYRVARNDLLGKKILNVNEKYYIADHGIREAIMENNQKDINQVLENIVYFEMLRRGYNVKIGKVDNLEVDFVCKKNDETIYIQVSYLLASEDTKEREFSVLENIKDNYPKYVLSMDEFDMSRNGIKHVNLIEFLVK
- a CDS encoding Txe/YoeB family addiction module toxin is translated as MVEEYKIYILKKANKDKEKIKQFPALKNNVDKLINLIKKNPFQTPPSYEILTKDLKGYYSRRINKQHRLVYEVIEKEKRINIISMWTHYEF
- a CDS encoding type II toxin-antitoxin system Phd/YefM family antitoxin; amino-acid sequence: MTNTNATNLRKNLFSYLELAIDYNDVINVNTKKGNAIIISEAEYNGLLETLYLLSDPNMKEKIETAKNATDEDYEVFEW
- a CDS encoding CorA family divalent cation transporter, encoding MIKRIDTKSGKTISYVYNLKDEDYRIVSERLEMDEEKIKNVIDEETFTPRISKSDWEIYKLYYPTVKKPVIDKEVTSYEINPIVICMREDRVVILDDDYFEDFYDFVEEYAELRDDILEENRFFLNMLHKISQSLYKYVRILIGEHDKIETVLREQQSNEKLISLSEVEQGFYVYNIAMRNLDYVVENLKEDEQFQQFEEYMTRILQEINFTLDLSSSYCEICKTTRETYSSYIGNNMNITMKVLAAATILITVPNMIFGFYGMNVKLPLQDKGFFALGIIFVIMVALMVVLWKYLKDKVL
- a CDS encoding flotillin family protein translates to MRVIIFYGLIILIVLGLVLSLFAYVRVPNDKMAFISGFRKRMVSGRLAFYVRAFERVDYLDLAVFSVDVDTKQFVPTNDFINIKADAIVKLQVGTAQEIMLIASKNFLNKNHEYMSNAIKDVLEGNLREIIGQMNLKDMVQNRKVFNQKVEENVIDDLRKMGLELKSFNVQSFTDEKGVIDNLGIENTTKISKDASIAKANSEKEVAIAKAQAYKEAQDIEIKTQEEIAEKQNALKIKQADLKIESDTKQALADITYDIQKEKNRKEYEEVIGDANFTQQDQAIRANKAKLESEIKIDQQIKADAKLYNMTKDAEARLVEEQRQADAELYKRQRQAEGIKLQALAEAEAKKIQAEAEANAVKIKMLAEAEGIEARGNAEAGAKEKMLLAEARGKKEALLAEAEGLDKKAEAMKKYGEAAVAEMYFKALPEVAKNVAAPLNNIDKITMYGDGNTSKLISDITQSIGKINDGISDGAGIDIKSLLAGFLGGKVLDSIKKDDVVRKGKEGEEENNKG
- a CDS encoding RnfABCDGE type electron transport complex subunit D, yielding MDEKSLMEEILGIRSKKNRGETFLFEDESEKRSKSDKNIENEEEEKEKEKDNLKKENNKKEKTKKNKKKSHKFFKLNKNNEEKEISKKEKQIKKEKEAEELLEKAKKMLKIASDIKSKKRFFSPFIYASDTVEKIMTDVILALLPSILVSIFLCGIKSFLLILISVISTVLTEKIITAVFFKKEKDSIKDLSAVVTGIIFSLMLPAFVPYYFAIFGGACAVIFGKMLYGGLGKNLYNPAVVGKFFVLIFFEKVFLKFKLSNTNFQILNLKIFRNILDSPFTKFLDSLILSQSNSIGTFSGLALILGGIYLAIKKRISLFTPLSFFLLMSILSFFVPEISKIPIGEILLVGIFMATDMPTTPVFSIGKIYFGIMMALVTSIFLSQKIENEVLFYAIIILNSFTPLINRVLRPVAFGRNVKIEIIKQFLQLIVLTFLIIVATIILINLCNFRLFKYLIYIYGIIMVIFAFIFLKND